Proteins co-encoded in one Salvia splendens isolate huo1 chromosome 4, SspV2, whole genome shotgun sequence genomic window:
- the LOC121798689 gene encoding carbon catabolite repressor protein 4 homolog 1-like: protein MLSVGRVHLPSDIPIVGCELTPYVLLRRPDKSVVTEDVTEFNPIDGLFLRYRWYRVQSDRNVAVCSVHPTEQATIQCLGCLKAKLPVSKSYHCSPKCFCDSWQHHRVLHERAASAVNENGNEEDEVFGRFNSTGGTTSSMVSMSTSQSNPSFSNGTTALYPAAVTQKSGGETLFEVGRSKTYTPTADDVGHVLRFECVVVDAETKLAVGAPVALSTSRVIPAPSPIPRRLISVSGMDVSGHLDMDGRISSGGTFTALSYNILCDAYATNELYSYCPTWALSWTYRRQNLLREIVGYRADIVCLQEVQSNHFEEFFAPELDKYGYQAFFKRKTAEVFSGNMNTLDGCATFFRRDRFSHVKKYEVEFNKAAQSLTDAVVPLAQKKNALNRLVKDNVALILVLEAKFGNQGVDSPGKRQLVCVANTHVNMHQDLKDVRLWQVHTLLKGLEKIAASANIPMLVCGDFNSVPGSAPHALLAMGKVDPAHPDLTVDPLAILRPITKLTHQLPLVSAYSSFARAGVGLGLEQRRKMDPATNEPLFTNCTRDFIGTHDYIFYSADSLTVESLLELVDEESLRKDTALPSPEWSSDHIALLAEFRCKSRTRR, encoded by the exons atgctgagcGTGGGACGGGTGCACCTGCCGTCTGATATACCGATTGTGGGGTGCGAGTTGACGCCGTATGTACTTTTGAGGCGCCCCGATAAGAGCGTTGTGACAGAGGATGTTACTGAGTTCAATCCCATCGATGGCCTTTTCTTGAGATATAGATG GTACCGCGTACAGAGTGATAGAAATGTTGCAGTTTGTAGTGTTCACCCAACAGAACAAGCTACAATACAATGCCTTGGATGTCTTAAGGCCAAATTACCTGTTTCGAAAAGTTACCATTGTTCTCCCAAGTGTTTTTGTGATTCCTGGCAACATCATCGTGTTCTGCATGAACGTGCTGCTAGTGCGGtaaatgaaaatggaaatgagGAGGACGAAGTTTTTGGGCGATTTAATAGTACTGGTGGTACAACATCGAGTATGGTTAGTATGAGTACATCTCAATCAAACCCCAGCTTTTCAAATGGCACGACTGCTTTGTATCCTGCTGCAGTTACCCAAAAGAGTGGTGGTGAGACATTGTTTGAAGTTGGACGTTCGAAGACTTATACACCTACAGCTGATGATGTTGGCCATGTCCTCAGATTTGAGTGTGTTGTGGTAGATGCTGAAACCAAGTTAGCTGTGGGAGCTCCAGTAGCCTTATCAACTTCGCGTGTGATTCCAGCTCCATCTCCTATTCCACGACGCTTGATTTCTGTGAGTGGGATGGATGTTTCTGGGCATCTAGATATGGATGGTCGTATTTCTTCTGGAGGGACATTTACTGCGCTCTCATACAACATCTTATGTGATGCATATGCTACAAATGAACTCTACAGCTACTGCCCCACTTGGGCTCTCTCTTGGACCTACCGCAGGCAAAACCTTTTAAGAGAAATAGTTGGCTACCGTGCCGACATTGTTTGCCTTCAGGAG GTTCAAAGCAATCATTTTGAGGAGTTTTTTGCACCTGAGCTGGATAAATATGGTTATCAAGCATTCTTTAAAAGGAAAACGGCAGAGGTTTTTAGCGGGAACATGAACACACTTGATGGCTGTGCAACTTTCTTTCGTCGTGATAGATTTTCACATGTCAAAAAATATGAG GTTGAGTTTAACAAAGCCGCTCAGTCTCTGACTGATGCTGTGGTTCCACTTGCACAGAAGAAAAATGCCTTAAATCGATTGGTGAAG GATAATGTTGCTTTGATTTTAGTTCTTGAAGCCAAGTTCGGAAACCAGGGAGTTGATAGCCCTGGGAAGCGTCAACTTGTTTGTGTG GCAAACACACATGTAAATATGCACCAAGATTTGAAGGATGTTCGGCTTTGGCAG GTCCACACGCTGTTGAAGGGCCTGGAAAAAATAGCTGCAAGTGCAAATATACCGATGCTGGTGTGTGGGGATTTCAACTCAGTGCCTGGAAG TGCTCCTCATGCTCTCTTGGCTATGGGAAAAGTCGATCCAGCTCATCCAGATTTAACTGTAGACCCACTTGCAATTCTTCGACCTATCACCAAACTAACACATCAGCTGCCATTG GTTAGTGCTTACTCATCCTTTGCCAGAGCTGGGGTTGGTCTTGGACTGGAGCAGAGAAGAAAAATGGATCCTGCTACCAATGAACCCCTTTTTACAAACTGCACACGTGATTTTATTGGAACTCATGATTATATATTCTATTCAG CTGATTCCTTAACCGTGGAGTCTCTGTTGGAGCTGGTGGATGAGGAGAGTTTGCGCAAAGATACTGCTCTTCCATCTCCTGAGTGGTCATCGGATCACATAGCACTCTTAGCTGAATTCCGCTGCAAATCTAGGACTAGACGTTAA
- the LOC121800390 gene encoding non-specific lipid transfer protein GPI-anchored 22-like isoform X1, translated as MAGKVLAISLTMLMMFCRSGSDFGQDKKVCQQQLVNLSSCLNFVTGDAKAPSPACCTELHKDVDKSKFCVGVLVRDRNEPSLEFKLNATRALSLNSLCKTNSNATICPELLHLSPNSPEAQIFDQFGNSTHAGGSLLVFFTPIFIFSVSLPLASFDGLQRHCLVQPLS; from the exons ATGGCCGGTAAGGTTTTAGCAATAAGTTTGACGATGCTAATGATGTTTTGTCGTTCGGGTTCTGATTTTGGGCAGGACAAGAAAGTGTGCCAACAGCAATTAGTTAACCTATCTTCATGTCTCAATTTTGTCACTGGAGATGCCAAAGCTCCATCCCCAGCATGCTGCACCGAGCTACACAAAGACGTCGACAAATCCAAATTCTGTGTCGGCGTCCTTGTTAGAGACAGGAATGAGCCCAGCCTTGAGTTCAAGCTCAATGCCACTCGAGCTTTGAGCCTTAATTCCCTGTGTAAAACCAACTCAAACGCTACAATTTGTCCCG AACTCTTGCACCTATCCCCGAACTCGCCTGAGGCTCAGATATTTGACCAATTTGGCAATAGTACACATGCTGGAGGTAGCTTACTTGTCTTCTTTACTCCCATATTTATTTTCTCTGTTTCTCTCCCTCTTGCCAGTTTCGATGGATTGCAGAGACATTGCCTAGTTCAGCCACTAAGTTGA
- the LOC121799081 gene encoding E3 ubiquitin-protein ligase SINAT2-like, with translation MAPGSSAFKEVVESHPKQMNHKTLKMKAESGTVKTSMSPAEKHNIHGVHELLQCPTCADSMYPPIHQCPNGHTLCANCKRVHKCCPTCRFELGNIRCLALEKVAESMELPCRYQSLGCQDLFPYYDKAKHEKHCPFQPYTCPYASSECCVTGDIPFLMAHLKEDHSVDMHDGCTFNHRYVKSNPHEIENATWMLTVFNCFGRQFCLHFEAFLLGTAPAYMAFVRFMGEDSDARKFNYTLEVGAFGRKLMWQGIPRSIRDSHRKVRDSQDGLIIPRNLALYFSAGSGQELKLRVTGRMWKV, from the exons ATGGCACCAGGGAGTAGTGCCTTCAAAGAGGTTGTCGAATCACATCCAAAACAGATGAATCATAAAACGTTGAAGATGAAGGCAGAGAGTGGTACTGTAAAGACTAGTATGTCACCGGCAGAGAAACACAACATACATGGTGTTCATGAGCTGCTTCAGTGCCCGACTTGTGCAGATTCTATGTATCCTCCTATTCATCAG TGCCCAAATGGTCACACATTGTGTGCAAACTGCAAAAGAGTTCATAAGTGCTGCCCAACTTGCCGTTTCGAGCTAGGGAACATAAGGTGTTTAGCTTTGGAGAAGGTGGCCGAATCTATGGAGCTTCCCTGCCGATATCAGAGCTTAGGCTGTCAagatttatttccatattatgACAAGGCCAAGCATGAGAAACATTGCCCATTCCAGCCTTACACCTGTCCTTATGCAAGCTCTGAGTGCTGTGTAACTGGTGACATTCCATTTCTCATGGCTCACTTGAAGGAGGATCACTCAGTTGATATGCATGATGGATGCACTTTCAACCACAGATATGTCAAGTCGAACCCCCATGAAATCGAAAACGCTACATGGATGCTAACT GTTTTCAACTGTTTTGGAAGACAATTCTGCTTACACTTTGAGGCTTTCTTGCTCGGAACAGCACCTGCCTACATGGCATTCGTGCGTTTCATGGGGGAGGACAGTGATGCCAGGAAGTTCAACTACACTCTAGAAGTTGGGGCATTTGGGCGGAAGCTCATGTGGCAAGGAATTCCAAGGAGCATCCGCGACAGCCATAGGAAAGTACGCGACAGCCAAGACGGACTGATCATTCCAAGGAACTTAGCACTCTACTTCTCTGCCGGTAGTGGTCAGGAGCTTAAGCTGAGGGTCACAGGTCGGATGTGGAAAGTTTGA
- the LOC121798309 gene encoding 60S ribosomal protein L21-2-like: MPAGHGLRSRTRDSFSRAFRKKGPTHLTTYLRIFKIGDYVDVKVNGSIHKGMPHKFYHGRTGRVWNITKRAVGVEVNKQVGNRIIRKRIHVRVEHVQPSRCHEEIQERIKRNDKLKADAKAQGKIISTKRQPEGPKPGFMVEGATLETVTPIPYDVVNDLKGGY, encoded by the exons ATGCCGGCGGGTCACGGTTTGAGGTCGCGCACCAGAGATTCCTTCTCCCGCGCCTTCAGGAAGAAGGGTCCTACTCATCTCACCACCTACCTTCGGATCTTCAAAATCGGCGATTATGTCGACGTTAAGGTTAACGGATCCATCCACAAGGGTATGCCTCATAAGTTTTACCATGGCCGCACCGGTCGCGTCTGGAACATCACCAAGCGCGCTGTCGGTGTTGAAGTCAACAAACAG GTTGGAAACAGGATCATCAGGAAGAGGATTCATGTTCGTGTGGAGCACGTCCAACCTTCGAGATGTCATGAGGAGATTCAAGAGAGGATCAAGAGGAACGACAAATTGAAGGCTGATGCAAAGGCTCAGGGCAAAATCATCAGCACCAAGAGACAGCCAGAGGGACCCAAGCCCGGTTTCATGGTGGAGGGTGCTACACTAGAGACTGTCACGCCCATTCCATACGATGTGGTTAATGATCTCAAGGGTGGTTACTAA
- the LOC121800390 gene encoding non-specific lipid transfer protein GPI-anchored 22-like isoform X2: MAGKVLAISLTMLMMFCRSGSDFGQDKKVCQQQLVNLSSCLNFVTGDAKAPSPACCTELHKDVDKSKFCVGVLVRDRNEPSLEFKLNATRALSLNSLCKTNSNATICPELLHLSPNSPEAQIFDQFGNSTHAGETLPSSATKLSVKLIRQAAIIAFLVWATTGSS, encoded by the exons ATGGCCGGTAAGGTTTTAGCAATAAGTTTGACGATGCTAATGATGTTTTGTCGTTCGGGTTCTGATTTTGGGCAGGACAAGAAAGTGTGCCAACAGCAATTAGTTAACCTATCTTCATGTCTCAATTTTGTCACTGGAGATGCCAAAGCTCCATCCCCAGCATGCTGCACCGAGCTACACAAAGACGTCGACAAATCCAAATTCTGTGTCGGCGTCCTTGTTAGAGACAGGAATGAGCCCAGCCTTGAGTTCAAGCTCAATGCCACTCGAGCTTTGAGCCTTAATTCCCTGTGTAAAACCAACTCAAACGCTACAATTTGTCCCG AACTCTTGCACCTATCCCCGAACTCGCCTGAGGCTCAGATATTTGACCAATTTGGCAATAGTACACATGCTGGAG AGACATTGCCTAGTTCAGCCACTAAGTTGAGTGTCAAACTAATCAGACAAGCAGCCATTATTGCATTCTTGGTTTGGGCAACTACTGGAAGTAGCTAG
- the LOC121799079 gene encoding probable protein kinase At2g41970: MLCCGGAEEEPNPPANQYTAPPKAGIPYAGAGGGNGRGEPRSGARNGPPQKALPIEIPALSLSELNRLTGDFGTKAFVGEGSYGRVYYAKLSDGRETAIKKLDTSSAEPDSDFSAQLSMVSRLKNEYFVGLLGYCLETNTRILAYEYATMGSLHDVLHGRKGVQGAEPGPVLTWNQRVKVAFGAAKGLEFLHEKCQPSIVHRDVRSSNVLLFDDFVSKIADFSLTNQSSDTAARLHSTRVLGTFGYHAPEYAMTGQITQKSDVYSFGVVLLELLTGRKPVDHTMPKGQQSLVTWATPRLSEDKVKQCVDPKLNDDFPPKAIAKMAAVAALCVQYEADFRPNMTIVVKALQPLLNAKPAGPDSNA, translated from the exons ATGTTGTGTTGCGGAGGAGCAGAGGAGGAGCCTAATCCTCCGGCCAACCAATACACTGCTCCACCTAAGGCCGGCATTCCCTATGCTGGCGCCGGTGGAG GCAATGGGAGGGGAGAACCGAGGTCTGGTGCAAGAAATGGACCGCCGCAGAAAGCGTTGCCTATTGAGATACCAGCATTGTCATTGAGTGAGCTGAATAGACTGACCGGTGATTTTGGGACAAAGGCCTTTGTCGGAGAGGGCTCCTACGGCCGTGTCTACTACGCCAAGCTCAGCGATGGCCGTGAAACCGCCATCAAGAAGCTCGACACCTCATCAGCCGAGCCAGACTCTGACTTCTCAGCCCAG TTATCTATGGTGTCGAGGCTCAAGAATGAGTATTTTGTGGGACTGCTGGGATATTGCCTTGAAACAAATACCAGAATTCTTGCCTATGAGTATGCCACAATGGGATCCTTACATGATGTGTTGCATG GTAGAAAAGGGGTGCAAGGGGCTGAGCCTGGGCCCGTTCTAACATGGAACCAGAGAGTGAAGGTTGCATTTGGGGCTGCAAAGGGGCTTGAATTTCTGCATGAAAAGTGTCAACCTTCTATTGTTCATCGCGATGTTAGGTCAAGCAATGTGCTGCTGTTTGATGATTTTGTTTCGAAAATTGCTGATTTCAGCCTAACGAACCAGTCGTCAGACACGGCGGCCAGGCTGCACTCGACAAGAGTCCTTGGAACATTCGGCTACCATGCTCCAGA GTATGCAATGACAGGGCAGATAACTCAGAAGAGCGATGTTTACAGCTTCGGGGTCGTGCTTCTTGAACTCCTCACTGGAAGGAAGCCAGTAGACCACACCATGCCTAAAGGCCAGCAGAGTCTTGTCACTTGG GCAACTCCAAGATTGAGTGAAGATAAGGTGAAGCAATGTGTTGATCCCAAGCTAAACGATGATTTTCCACCAAAGGCTATTGCAAAG ATGGCTGCTGTAGCAGCACTTTGCGTGCAGTATGAAGCAGATTTCCGGCCAAACATGACTATCGTGGTAAAAGCGTTGCAGCCGCTTCTAAATGCTAAACCAGCTGGACCTGATTCTAATGCATAA